In the genome of Monodelphis domestica isolate mMonDom1 chromosome 2, mMonDom1.pri, whole genome shotgun sequence, one region contains:
- the LOC130453507 gene encoding olfactory receptor 6K6, translated as MTQGPEIVNQTAVTEFFFSEFPNLEEGGLLFFIPLLLIYVFIITGNLVIFIVIQLDVALHTPMYFFISVLSFLEIWYTTTTIPKMLTNLVSVQKTISIAGCLLQMYFFHSLGISEGCLLTAMAIDRYVAICKPLHYPTIVTPQLCSQLTAGSCLCGFLLVLPEIVWISTLPFCGPNQIHQIFCDFTPVLNLACTDTSLIVIVDAIHAVEILASFLVIALSYIRIILVILRIPSVEGRHKAFSTCAAHIAVFLLFFGSVALMYLRFSATYSMFWDTAIAITFVVLAPFLNPIIYSLRNKDMKEAIKRFLCPQKWDNRAEG; from the coding sequence ATGACTCAAGGGCCAGAGATAGTAAATCAGACAGCTGTGACTGAATTCTTCTTCTCTGAATTCCCTAATTTGGAGGAAGGAGGTCTCCTCTTCTTTATTCCTCTACTCCTCATTTATGTATTCATTATTACTGGAAACTTGGTAATCTTTATTGTCATCCAGTTGGATGTAGCACTTCATACCCCTATGTACTTTTTCATTAGTGTCCTCTCCTTTCTGGAGATCTGGTACACTACAACTACCATCCCCAAGATGCTTACCAATCTGGTCAGTGTGCAGAAGACTATCTCCATTGCTGGATGCCTGCTGCAAATGTATTTCTTTCACTCCCTTGGGATCTCAGAAGGTTGCCTCTTGACTGCAATGGCCATAGACAGATATGTTGCCATCTGCAAGCCCCTCCACTACCCAACTATTGTGACACCCCAGCTGTGTTCCCAGCTCACTGCTGGCTCTTGCCTCTGTGGCTTCCTCCTTGTTCTCCCTGAGATTGTATGGATTTCCACCCTGCCCTTCTGTGGCCCCAACCAGATCCACCAGATTTTTTGTGACTTTACCCCAGTGCTAAACTTGGCCTGTACAGACACCTCCCTCATAGTCATTGTAGATGCCATCCATGCTGTAGAGATCTTGGCCTCCTTCCTGGTCATCGCCCTGTCCTATATCCGGATCATCTTAGTGATCCTGAGAATCCCTTCAGTAGAGGGGCGCCATAAGGCTTTCTCAACCTGTGCTGCTCACATTGCTGTCTTCCTGCTGTTCTTTGGCAGTGTAGCCCTCATGTATCTACGCTTCTCAGCTACTTATTCCATGTTCTGGGATACAGCAATTGCAATCACCTTTGTGGTCCTTGCTCCCTTCCTTAATCCCATCATCTATAGTTTGAGGAACAAAGACATGAAGGAGGCCATCAAGAGGTTTCTCTGTCCTCAGAAGTGGGATAACAGGGCTGAAGGTTAA
- the LOC100030236 gene encoding olfactory receptor 6K3-like, with the protein METKNQTGISEFFFSGFPRFQEGGFLFFIPLLLIYMFVVIGNLMIFIAIRLDVRLHNPMYNFIGIFSFLEIWYTTTTIPKMLSNLISDQKTISFTGCLLQMYFFHSLGNSEGILLTTMAIDRYIAICNPLRYPTIMTPRLCDQLIMGSCVFGFLVLLPEIIWISTLPFCGSNQIHQLFCDFAPVLSLACTDTSMILVEDVVHAIAILIAVLIIILSYIQIIAVILGIPSVEGRQKAFSTCASHLTVFIMFYGSVSLMYLRFSATFPPFLDRTIALMFAVLAPFCNPFIYSLRNKDMKEAIRKILSSQKVFSMSEN; encoded by the coding sequence ATGGAGACAAAAAACCAGACAGGAatatctgaatttttcttttctggtttCCCCCGTTTCCAAGAGGGTGGCTTCTTATTTTTCATCCCGTTGCTCCTTATTTACATGTTTGTTGTCATTGGGAACCTCATGATTTTCATAGCTATAAGGTTGGATGTCCGACTCCACAACCCCATGTATAATTTCATTGGCATCTTCTCCTTCCTGGAGATCTGgtataccaccaccaccattcccAAGATGCTCTCCAACCTGATCAGTGACCAGAAGACAATCTCCTTCACTGGTTGCCTCCTACAGATGTACTTCTTTCATTCTCTTGGAAATTCTGAGGGAATATTACTGACCACAATGGCCATTGATAGGTACATTGCCATCTGCAACCCACTTCGCTATCCCACTATTATGACACCCAGGCTATGTGACCAACTGATTATGGGTTCTTGTGTCTTTGGCTTTCTTGTGCTGCTCCCTGAGATTATATGGATCTCTACTTTGCCCTTCTGTGGCTCCAACCAAATCCATcagctcttctgtgactttgcTCCCGTGCTGAGCTTGGCCTGCACAGACACTTCCATGATTCTAGTTGAGGATGTGGTCCATGCTATTGCCATCCTAATTGCTGTGCTGATCATTATCCTCTCCTACATCCAGATCATTGCTGTGATACTGGGTATTCCCTCAGTTGAAGGCCGCCAAAAGGCTTTCTCTACCTGTGCCTCTCATCTTACTGTCTTCATCATGTTCTATGGCAGTGTATCACTCATGTATCTACGCTTCTCAGCCACTTTCCCTCCATTCTTGGATAGGACTATTGCCCTCATGTTTGCTGTCCTTGCCCCTTTTTGTAACCCTTTTATTTACAGCCTGAGAAATAAAGACATGAAGGAGGCCATCAGGAAAATCCTTTCTTCTCAGAAGGTATTCAGTATGTCAGAGAATTAA